One part of the Lotus japonicus ecotype B-129 chromosome 2, LjGifu_v1.2 genome encodes these proteins:
- the LOC130739809 gene encoding uncharacterized protein LOC130739809 — MSEAKDVEDLKNSPEGDVNSHDSGDDLKESDKDQNDESPMPSPQQEEEAVKKKYGGMLPKKPPLISKDHERAYFDSADWALGKQGANKPKGPLEALRPKLQPTHQQARSRRSAYAPSDDCEGVDNASAADDSAAEHVDDDKNDTAQDQSCH; from the exons ATGTCAGAGGCTAAAGATGTTGAGGATTTGAAGAATTCTCCTGAAGGTGACGTTAACTCCCATGATTCTGGGGATGATCTCAAAGAATCAGATAAAGATCAAAATGATGAAAGCCCCATGCCTTCACCTCAGCAGGAG GAAGAAGCTGTGAAGAAGAAGTATGGAGGGATGTTGCCAAAGAAGCCTCCACTAATATCTAAG GATCATGAACGTGCTTATTTTGATTCTGCTGATTGGGCTTTAGGGAAG CAAGGAGCAAATAAGCCTAAAGGACCACTTGAAGCACTTCGCCCGAAGTTGCAG CCAACACACCAGCAGGCCCGTTCAAGGCGCTCAGCTTATGCTCCATCAGATGATTGTGAAGGAG TTGATAATGCGTCTGCAGCGGATGATAGTGCTGCTGAACATGTTGACGACGATAAAAATGATACTGCTCAGGACCAAAGCTGTCATTAA
- the LOC130739808 gene encoding uncharacterized protein LOC130739808: MASVVLMVPCQPKLLKNHVLHGNFHTKAASYSYPVIRNEKNSSFSYKSTVHVPIYELPGASFDQYLDDKARVLRAVFPDKGTTKQLSEEEWRIKLPPIQCLFLNVHPTADVRLTFKSNGEDYPPNIPHHVTKILELNFIRWELQGLNTFYLDPYHFNLDVKGAMYPERMGPRSLLKNQTEMKISFCVSPATAFIPEKILQDALELVFKTMLDEIKKDFQGRLLADYNSFKRSKPKKNPV; encoded by the exons ATGGCAAGTGTTGTTCTTATGGTTCCCTGCCAACCCAAATTACTGAAGAATCATGTGCTGCATGGGAATTTCCACACAAAGGCAGCATCGTATTCATACCCGGTGATTAGGAATGAGAAAAATTCCTCATTCAGTTACAAATCCACTGTTCATGTTCCTATTTATGAGTTGCCTGGG GCTTCTTTTGACCAATATTTGGATGACAAGGCCAGAGTACTCAGAGCAGTGTTTCCTGACAAAGGAACAACTAAACAGCTCAGTGAG GAAGAGTGGAGGATCAAATTACCTCCCATACAATGCTTATTCTTGAACGTCCACCCAACAGCAGATGTCAGGTTGACATTCAAGTCCAATGGGGAAGATTACCCACCAAACATTCCTCATCATGTCACCAAAATTCTTGAGCTTAACTTT ATAAGGTGGGAGCTTCAGGGCCTCAACACCTTTTACTTGGATCCTTATCACTTTAATTTAGATGTTAAGGGGGCTATGTACCCAGAAAGGATGGGACCACGTAGCTTGCTCAAGAATCAGACTGAGATGAAGATAAGCTTTTGTGTCTCTCCAGCAACCGCTTTCATTCCTGAAAAAATCTTGCAGGATGCACTAGAATTG GTTTTCAAGACCATGTTGGATGAAATAAAGAAGGACTTCCAAGGAAGATTATTAGCAGATTATAATAGTTTCAAGAGGAGCAAGCCCAAGAAGAACCCAGTCTAG
- the LOC130739807 gene encoding uncharacterized protein LOC130739807 produces MMNLRSLPATASFVSSTPKATNDATHNHKYLKLPKLINSGAPSKLTTEFLSPDSPDRTGTTITKPCFCGRRHFIEAATLGTTRFPIQPARASNLEPDSDYKVLLNKFHPPRPDWYEELYAWVLNSATKSYEAEVAKYKSQIFSNLKGKANRILEIGIGPGLNLSYYGSDPGVQVVGIDPNLKMEKYAQSSAESAGLPLSNFEFIQAVGESIPLSDASVDAVVGTLVLCSVKYVDLTLKEVMRVLRPGGLYVFVEHVAEKDGTFLKFLQRVLDPLQQTVADGCHLSRETGNNISSAGFSNVELEMAYLSNASFVNPHIYGIAYK; encoded by the exons ATGATGAATCTTCGTTCTCTTCCTGCAACAGCATCTTTCGTTTCGTCCACTCCCAAAGCAACCAATGATGCTACCCACAACCACAAGTATCTGAAGCTCCCAAAGCTGATCAACTCAGGCGCGCCAAGCAAACTCACCACCGAGTTTCTCTCCCCTGACTCGCCAGACCGCACCGGCACCACCATCACCAAACCATGCTTCTGTGGAAGAAGGCATTTCATAGAAGCTGCAACACTTGGAACTACACGGTTCCCAATTCAACCAGCCAGAGCCAGCAATTTAGAACCTGATTCTGATTACAAG GTTTTGCTTAACAAGTTTCACCCACCAAGACCTGATTGGTATGAGGAGCTATATGCTTGGGTTTTGAATTCAGCTACTAAGTCTTATGAAGCTGAG GTTGCTAAGTACAAGTCTCAAATCTTCAGTAACTTGAAGGGGAAGGCTAACAGAATCTTGGAGATTGGCATTGGACCTGGTCTTAACCTCAGTTATTATGGTAGTGATCCAGGTGTGCAGGTTGTTGGCATTGATCCAAACTTGAAGATGGAAAAGTATGCTCAGTCCTCGGCTGAATCGGCTGGACTGCCACTTTCAAATTTCGAGTTTATACAAGCT GTAGGAGAGTCTATACCACTAAGTGATGCTTCAGTCGATGCAGTTGTTGGAACACTTGTATTGTGTTCTGTTAAATATGTTGATTTGACACTGAAAG AAGTGATGAGGGTGCTGCGACCTGGTGGACTTTATGTGTTTGTGGAACATGTAGCCGAGAAAG ATGGaacatttctcaaatttttacagaGAGTTCTTGATCCACTGCAACAGACAGTTGCCGATGGGTGTCATCTTTCTAGGGAAACTGGAAACAATATATCCAGCGCTGGATTTTCTAATGTTGAGCTTGAGATGGCATACTTATCAAATGCTTCATTTGTAAACCCCCATATATATGGAATAGCTTACAAGTAG
- the LOC130739810 gene encoding uncharacterized protein LOC130739810, with protein sequence MGPNEPYWRTNTSFSPPPTRWDFRFQSEGLPYSLSDGVQLYDGSPTSSNSKESRAWVRGNQLYDLQYAASDGTGVFLSSPSDLSQGPQWTPPAIQEISIDDYETLTRKGPHPSGLASFTCTKEGTSKNPNRGGSMSSQSESSESESTTKSNLSFQRNFSNHRSFISKPIHPLSFPDITTTRDAFDPAVTTFTEFDTSTPLRDGQRWSSASSSQDFADVTESFELETPSHPHIPSDGSRCRLCERFLSQRSPWSTRRIVRSGDMPTAGILPCRHVFHAECLEQTTPKTRKSDPPCPVCVKFEEENSPDQRGTLRLRNGFPRLKPFCEDGPSRSWGCSQAGDCVAGALHAQPRNAMFLLNRNRIKRNLSSKGNLSKEFPGKIRKSGAYSSQLFSGSSADQEAAGCSMATAGPSM encoded by the exons ATGGGACCAAACGAGCCCTACTGGCGGACGAATACAAGTTTTTCGCCGCCTCCGACGAGATGGGATTTCAGATTCCAGTCTGAAGGGCTGCCGTATAGTTTGAGTGATGGCGTTCAACTTTATGATGGGTCTCCGACATCATCAAATAGTAAAGAAAGTAGGGCCTGGGTCCGAGGCAACCAGCTATATGATCTTCAATATGCTGCTTCAGATGGCACTGGGGTTTTTCTTAGCAGTCCATCTGATCTTTCTCAAGGTCCTCAATGGACGCCTCCAGCAATACAGGAAATAAGTATTGATGACTATGAGACTCTGACACGAAAAG GTCCTCATCCTTCGGGCTTAGCATCTTTTACGTGTACGAAGGAG GGAACTTCTAAAAATCCCAACAGGGGAGGTTCGATGTCATCCCAATCAGAAAGTAGTGAATCTGAGTCTACTACGAAATCAAATTTATCTTTTCAGAGGAATTTCTCTAATCATCGTTCTTTCATCTCTAAACCCATTCATCCTCTGTCCTTTCCTGACATAACAACTACTAGGGATGCCTTTGATCCTGCAGTTACAACTTTTACTGAGTTTGATACTTCTACTCCACTCAGAGATGGACAGCGTTGGAGTAGTGCCAGCAGTAGTCAGGATTTTGCAGATGTTACAGAGTCATTTGAATTAGAAACACCCAGTCACCCACATATTCCTTCAGATGGATCTAGGTGTAGGTTGTGTGAAAGGTTTCTCTCACAAAGATCGCCTTGGAGTACCCGTCGAATTGTGAGAAGTGGAGACATGCCTACTGCTGGGATTCTTCCTTGTCGTCATGTTTTTCATGCTGAATGTTTGGAACAGACAACCCCAAAGACTCGGAAAAGTGATCCTCCTTGCCCAGTTTGTGTCAAATTTGAGGAGGAAAATTCCCCTGATCAACGAGGAACTTTGAGATTGAGGAATGGTTTTCCTAGGCTTAAACCATTTTGTGAGGATGGACCCTCAAGATCTTGGGGCTGTTCCCAGGCGGGGGATTGTGTTGCAGGGGCTCTCCACGCACAGCCACGCAATGCTATGTTCTTACTTAATCGAAATCGCATTAAAAGAAACCTTTCTTCAAAGGGTAATTTAAGCAAGGAATTTCCAGGTAAGATTAGGAAAAGCGGGGCGTATTCTTCACAGCTGTTTAGTGGAAGCTCTGCTGATCAGGAAGCAGCTGGTTGCTCAATGGCAACTGCAGGCCCAAGCATGTAG